A window of the Planococcus citri chromosome 4, ihPlaCitr1.1, whole genome shotgun sequence genome harbors these coding sequences:
- the LOC135844541 gene encoding fibroblast growth factor receptor 3-like, with product MTQLVKKIVVKKQINIDEDFPDVLNMPVVSIERLKSGIVKNGMVSVGEYQMSLDEQWEYPRQNLRLGETLGEGEFGKVVQAEARDIWKHGNGVTVAVKMLKDDHLDSDMIDLVSEMELMKLLGSHQNILRLLGCCSQGGPLLVITEYAQNGNLKNFLRKHLHHSSKIEESTLLTYARQIAQGMVYLSSIKCIHRDLAARNILVTAQYTMKIADFGLARDVRQTEYYKKTSNGRLPIKWMAPEALFHNKYTTQSDVWSFGILLWEIITLGDNPYPSIEDLAGLRNALKQNYRMEKPPNASTSVQVQ from the exons ATGACACAATTGGTGAAAAAGATTGTAGTAAAGAAACAAATCAACATCGACGAAGATTTTCCCGATGTTTTG AATATGCCTGTCGTTTCAATCGAACGTTTGAAATCTGGTATAGTGAAAAACGGCATGGTTTCGGTAGGTGAATATCAAATGTCATTAGATGAACAATGGGAATATCCTCGACAAAATTTACGCTTGGGGGAAACTTTGGGTGAAGGCGAATTTGGGAAAGTAGTGCAAGCCGAGGCGAGGGATATTTGGAAACATGGAAATGGCGTTACAGTGGCAGTGAAAATGCTCAAGG ATGATCACTTGGATTCAGACATGATAGACTTGGTATCTGAAatggaattgatgaaattgctTGGAAGTCACCAGAACATCCTTCGACTTCTCGGCTGTTGCAGCCAAGGAGGACCATTGCTTGTAATTACAGAATATGCCCAAAATGGAAACCTCAagaattttcttcgaaaacatCTTCATCATTCCTCCAAAATAGAAGAAAGTACTCTCTTGACTTATGCTCGTCAAATTGCGCAAGGAATGGTTTATCTGTCTTCAATAAAG tGTATTCATCGAGATTTGGCAGCTCGCAATATCCTTGTAACAGCTCAGTACACGATGAAAATAGCTGATTTTGGCCTCGCACGAGATGTGAGACAAACCGAATACTACAAGAAGACATCAAACGGTCGACTACCCATAAAATGGATGGCACCCGAAGCTTTATTTCATAACAAATACACAACGCAATCTGACGT CTGGTCTTTCGGCATATTGCTTTGGGAGATTATAACGCTGGGTGATAATCCGTATCCTTCAATCGAGGATCTTGCTGGGCTACGTAACGCTTTAAAGCAAAATTATCGAATGGAAAAGCCTCCAAATGCATCTACAAGCGTGCAAGTTCAATAA